In one window of Brachyhypopomus gauderio isolate BG-103 chromosome 16, BGAUD_0.2, whole genome shotgun sequence DNA:
- the sik2b gene encoding serine/threonine-protein kinase SIK2 — MLVLDPSKRLSLAQIKEHKWMVQDVPVQRPLLYPQVGVGAGPGGLGQYSEQVLRLMHSLGIDQHKTVESLQNKSYNHFAAIYFLLVERLKAHRCSFPLEPNLDARQRRPSTIAEQTMAKSSGGAPQVGLHPQGVRLLRPPTMAPAPADSYAYPQSPCTPDPCLMEEEVGTPVVEGCMHEPLPPVVLHKSSASSPSNMMETSIDEGIETEEPDAEDDPAHIFNAFRTARFGQRRHTLSEVTNQPGVPASSGKLFGLGHNPSLGSVDSQYDMGSMHSDLSVMEDPPSLNEVVLANTPVSRVTPPFTRPPNPTMQALSSHRRDIHNRSPVSFREGRRASDTSLTQGLVAFRQHLQHLARTKGILELNKVYEQMGPEENPSLGPLGPPMHPHDLTETLLQGDNGHQQDISVYSAGPHPLLSRRQSLEPQYTTHRVPKTSLINPSSGQMFGKESPRSLEQQLAEHRLHQKRLYLQKQSQMQAYFNQMHIVESPYGHAPCPPMSHQDSTAPPQAPGSMATLPHHQQGPRTSPPYAHSQPFGPLMEPSTEALTYEPYLGHYPHLQASAPPPGPPTQLQGQAEAVGYSYLSHELGQYPPGDVLYQEQYSHPLDPGQAPPPDLAAGPPASGYESLADTFLDSEMMEAMDSQHGFVLVN, encoded by the exons ATGCTGGTTCTAGACCCGTCCAAGCGCCTCTCGCTGGCCCAGATCAAGGAGCACAAGTGGATGGTGCAGGATGTTCCGGTCCAGAGGCCCCTGCTGTACCCGCAGGTGGGCGTAGGCGCTGGTCCGGGCGGTCTGGGCCAGTACAGCGAGCAGGTGCTGCGGCTCATGCACAGTCTGGGCATCGACCAGCACAAGACGGTGGAG TCTCTGCAGAACAAGAGCTACAACCACTTTGCTGCTATCTACTTCCTGCTGGTGGAGAGGTTGAAGGCTCATCGCTGTAGTTTCCCCCTGGAGCCAAACCTGGACGCCCGCCAGCGCAGGCCCAGCACCATCGCCGAGCAGACCATGGCGAAG TCGAGCGGCGGCGCTCCGCAGGTCGGCCTCCACCCGCAGGGCGTTCGCCTGCTGCGCCCGCCCACCATGGCTCCGGCCCCCGCCGACTCCTACGCCTACCCACAATCCCCGTGCACGCCCGACCCCTGcctgatggaggaggaggtgggaaCCCCAGTG GTGGAAGGCTGCATGCACGAGCCGCTGCCCCCGGTGGTCTTGCACAAATCCAGCGCCTCGTCACCTAGCAACATGATGGAGACATCTATAGATGAGGGCATCGAGACAGAGGAGCCTGACGCAGAGGACGACCCAGCCCACATCTTCAACGCCTTCCGCACGGCACGCTTCGGCCAACGACGCCACACCCTCTCTGAGGTCACCAACCAGCCAGGCGTCCCCGCCAGCTCAG GAAAGCTGTTCGGTCTGGGCCACAACCCCTCCCTGGGCAGTGTTGACTCCCAGTATGATATGGGCTCCATGCACAGCGATCTGAGCGTGATGGAAGACCCACCCTCCCTCAACGAGGTGGTGTTGGCCAACACGCCTGTCAGTCGGGTGACCCCGCCCTTCACACGCCCACCCAACCCGACCATGCAAGCGCTGAGCTCACACAGGAGGGATATCCACAACCGCTCGCCTGTGAGCTTCCGAGAGGGACGCAGGGCGTCGGACACATCCCTGACGCAAG gtctGGTGGCGTTCCGCCAGCACTTGCAACACCTCGCCCGAACCAAAGGCATACTGGAGCTCAACAAGGTCTATGAGCAGATGGGCCCTGAGGAGAATCCCTCGTTAGGGCCCCTGGGGCCCCCCATGCACCCACATGACCTGACAGAGACGCTGCTACAG ggCGACAATGGCCATCAGCAGGACATCTCAGTATATTCTGCTGGTCCTCATCCTCTGCTCTCCAGGAGACAGAGTCTGGAGccccagtacaccacacacagagtGCCG AAGACCAGCCTGATTAACCCCAGCAGCGGCCAGATGTTCGGCAAAGAAAGCCCACGCAGTCTGGAGCAGCAGCTGGCCGAGCATCG GTTGCACCAGAAAAGGCTGTATCTCCAGAAGCAGTCCCAGATGCAGGCGTATTTTAACCAGATGCACATCGTGGAGAGCCCCTACGGTCACGCCCCCTGTCCGCCGATGAGCCACCAGGACTCTACGGCGCCCCCTCAGGCCCCGGGCTCAATGGCCACACTGCCTCATCACCAGCAGGGTCCCAGGACCTCGCCCCCATACGCCCACTCCCAGCCCTTCGGCCCCCTGATGGAGCCCAGCACTGAGGCCCTGACGTACGAGCCCTACCTGGGCCACTACCCACACCTGCAGgcctcagccccgccccccggccCACCCACCCAGCTCCAGGGCCAAGCTGAGGCTGTTGGCTACAGCTACCTATCCCACGAGCTGGGCCAGTATCCCCCTGGGGATGTCCTCTACCAGGAGCAATACAGTCACCCACTGGACCCCGGGCAGGCCCCTCCTCCCGACCTAGCAGCAGGGCCGCCTGCATCCGGGTACGAAAGCCTTGCCGACACCTTCTTGGACAGTGAGATGATGGAGGCGATGGACTCCCAACACGGCTTTGTTCTGGTGAACTGA